Proteins from a single region of Chroococcidiopsis sp. TS-821:
- the queC gene encoding 7-cyano-7-deazaguanine synthase QueC, giving the protein MKAVILLSGGLDSSTVLYQAVADGYKCYAISFDYQQRHQRELKAAIAIAQSTQVLVHKVIDFDLRSWGGSALTDTSIELPSNRAVSEMAQNVPVTYVPARNTIFLSFALAYAETIAAQRVYIGVNALDYSGYPDCRPDYIQAMQEVFRLGTKQGREGQPITIETPLINLKKTEIIQLGNQLGVPWEKTWSCYAGGAIACGVCDACRLRLAAFAELGLEDPMPYRTRTS; this is encoded by the coding sequence ATGAAAGCCGTCATTTTATTGTCTGGGGGATTAGATTCTTCTACGGTACTGTACCAAGCAGTGGCTGATGGTTACAAGTGCTATGCAATTTCGTTTGATTATCAACAGCGACATCAGCGCGAGTTAAAAGCAGCGATCGCGATCGCGCAATCGACGCAAGTTCTCGTTCACAAAGTGATCGATTTCGATCTGCGGTCGTGGGGTGGTTCAGCATTAACGGATACCAGTATTGAATTACCAAGCAATCGCGCGGTGTCAGAGATGGCTCAAAATGTGCCTGTGACATATGTTCCAGCGCGCAATACAATTTTTTTAAGCTTTGCTTTAGCTTATGCCGAAACGATCGCAGCACAGCGCGTTTACATCGGCGTGAACGCGCTTGATTACTCTGGATATCCTGATTGTCGTCCCGACTATATTCAAGCGATGCAGGAGGTGTTTCGCCTCGGTACGAAGCAAGGACGCGAAGGACAACCGATAACGATCGAGACACCATTGATTAACTTGAAGAAAACAGAAATTATTCAATTAGGCAATCAGCTAGGTGTTCCTTGGGAAAAAACTTGGTCTTGCTATGCAGGAGGTGCGATCGCGTGTGGGGTTTGCGATGCTTGTCGATTGCGTCTCGCGGCTTTTGCCGAGTTGGGATTAGAAGATCCCATGCCCTACCGGACGCGAACGTCATAG
- a CDS encoding Gfo/Idh/MocA family protein — protein sequence MTVGQPIPHLQRNQPQPIRVGVIGVGNMGQHHTRVLSLLKDVELVGVADINVERGLDIASKYRIRFFEDYRDLLPHVEAVCIAVPTRLHHAVGMTCLQAGIHVLIEKPIAASIAEAESLVNAAAESQCILQVGHIERFNPAFQELSKVLKTEELLALEAHRMSPYSQRANDVSVVLDLMIHDIDLLLELAGAPIVKLTASGSRAAGSGYLDYVTAILGFANGIVATLTASKVTHRKIRRIAAHCKNSLTEADFLNNEILIHRQTTANYMTDYGQVLYRQDGLIEKVYTSNIEPLHAELEHFVSCVRGGNQPSVGGEQALKALRLASSIEQMALDGKAWKEEVDLYQRNGSAVAI from the coding sequence ATGACAGTGGGACAACCCATCCCTCATTTACAGCGCAATCAACCGCAACCAATCCGTGTTGGCGTGATTGGAGTAGGCAACATGGGACAACACCATACCCGTGTTCTGAGTTTACTCAAAGATGTAGAACTCGTTGGTGTTGCCGATATCAACGTCGAGCGGGGACTAGATATTGCTAGCAAGTACCGCATCCGTTTTTTTGAAGACTATCGCGATCTGCTGCCGCATGTCGAGGCAGTTTGCATTGCTGTTCCCACCCGCTTGCATCACGCTGTCGGGATGACCTGTCTCCAGGCGGGAATTCATGTTTTGATCGAAAAGCCCATCGCTGCTAGTATCGCTGAAGCTGAATCTTTAGTGAATGCCGCAGCCGAATCACAGTGTATTTTACAAGTCGGTCATATTGAGCGCTTTAATCCTGCATTCCAAGAACTCAGCAAAGTCCTGAAAACAGAGGAATTGCTGGCTTTAGAAGCGCATCGCATGAGTCCTTATTCGCAACGCGCCAACGATGTTTCGGTAGTTTTAGATTTAATGATTCATGACATCGACTTACTACTTGAGTTAGCTGGCGCACCGATCGTTAAGTTAACTGCCAGTGGTAGCCGCGCGGCGGGTTCTGGTTACTTAGACTATGTGACTGCGATTCTTGGCTTCGCGAACGGCATTGTCGCAACACTCACCGCGAGTAAAGTTACCCATCGCAAAATTCGGCGAATTGCAGCGCATTGTAAAAACTCGCTGACAGAAGCAGATTTTCTGAATAACGAAATTTTGATTCACCGTCAGACAACCGCTAACTATATGACAGATTACGGTCAAGTACTTTATCGTCAAGATGGTTTGATTGAGAAAGTTTACACGAGTAATATCGAACCCTTACACGCCGAATTAGAACACTTTGTCTCGTGCGTGCGTGGCGGCAATCAACCTTCAGTAGGCGGCGAACAAGCACTCAAAGCTTTGCGTTTAGCGAGTTCAATTGAACAGATGGCTTTAGATGGAAAAGCTTGGAAAGAAGAGGTAGACCTTTATCAACGTAATGGTTCTGCTGTCGCTATTTAA
- a CDS encoding glycerol-3-phosphate acyltransferase — MLQVWGAIAIFLICPLIGGLPLIAWITSALTRRNLANIGTGNISVSAAFYHGGKLAGILAVLSEAFKGIAAVLLARAFFPQAPEWELIALIALVMGRYWIAKGAGTTNVVWGFLVHDPVVAGLVFLIGGISFTVLRERQLGKFGILILFPLLTALLRPHDSARIIAAIALAVLLGWIYQKIPDDLNLTADAGHAESQKVFRFFRGDKAIVSLSEELTAAQVGQKAATLSQLLRWGYPVPKGWVLPPGDDSEPLVNYLPTSEKSPLVVRSSAIGEDSQQASAAGQYKTVLGVTSQAQLRQAIASVLASYDNPAAIEYRKGRGLPEAAMAVLIQTQVEGVFSGVAFSRDPMMQQGDAVVIEALPGNASKVVSGQVTPEQYRVTVSQADLEHSQNWVLPENITLPVEGEGDIPPRLIQQVAFLARHLESRYHGIPQDIEWSYDGKTLWLLQARPITTLLPIWTRKIAAEVIPGLIRPLTWSINRPLTCGVWGEIFTIVLGSRARGLDFNQTATLHYSRAYFNASLLGRIFLRMGLPPESLEFLTRGAKFSKPPLRSTLRNTPGLLRLLNRELNLVRDFHRDDRQHFQPALAALHDLGNRDPAQLLAQIDSILVLLKRATYYSILAPLSAALRQVIFRTKDTEIDNSLTPEVAALRSLAQLANDARRVLPTSLESTKSVFAQLAATDRGREILQRFDELLARYGYLSEVGTDIAIPTWREQPEYVRKLFVQFVENEDLERNEPQRRKGKKGLVQARVDLKGRVTEVYSQLLAHLRWRFVALEQVWIASGLLESQGDIFFLEFEEVRQAIAGTDSQKLSSQLKDLVAQRRSQLEKDRDLDAPFLVYGKFPPAPLASSASSTPLLKGIGASPGRVTGCVKVLRNLQGAAALDRETILVVPYTDSGWAPLLARAGGLIAEVGGRLSHGAIVAREYGLPAVMDIHNATVILKDGQKVEIDGQLGTVQILSD; from the coding sequence ATGCTGCAAGTCTGGGGTGCGATCGCGATTTTTTTGATCTGTCCCCTCATTGGTGGATTGCCATTAATTGCCTGGATAACATCGGCGCTGACGCGGCGCAACCTAGCAAATATCGGCACAGGAAATATCAGTGTCTCTGCAGCTTTTTATCACGGCGGTAAACTTGCAGGTATTCTTGCGGTTTTATCTGAAGCTTTCAAAGGCATTGCGGCGGTGCTGCTAGCGCGAGCGTTCTTTCCCCAAGCGCCAGAGTGGGAGTTAATCGCCTTAATCGCCCTGGTAATGGGACGTTATTGGATAGCTAAAGGTGCGGGAACGACAAATGTTGTTTGGGGCTTTCTCGTTCACGATCCTGTTGTTGCAGGTTTAGTATTTCTTATTGGGGGAATTAGTTTTACTGTCTTACGCGAACGGCAATTAGGCAAATTTGGCATTTTGATCTTATTTCCGTTGCTCACTGCGTTGCTGCGCCCCCACGACTCAGCCCGCATTATCGCGGCGATCGCGCTGGCGGTTTTACTAGGATGGATTTATCAAAAAATTCCTGATGATTTAAACTTAACAGCAGATGCAGGACATGCGGAGTCGCAAAAAGTGTTTCGCTTTTTTCGTGGCGATAAGGCCATAGTTTCCTTAAGTGAAGAATTGACAGCGGCTCAAGTCGGGCAAAAAGCTGCTACGCTATCGCAATTACTCCGCTGGGGCTACCCAGTCCCCAAGGGTTGGGTACTTCCTCCTGGGGACGATTCAGAACCTTTAGTCAATTATCTGCCAACTTCGGAAAAGTCTCCTTTGGTTGTTCGTTCTTCCGCGATCGGTGAAGATTCGCAGCAAGCCTCAGCCGCAGGACAATATAAAACGGTCTTAGGCGTAACAAGTCAAGCACAATTACGACAAGCGATCGCCTCGGTTTTAGCTTCCTACGACAATCCAGCCGCAATCGAGTATCGTAAAGGGCGCGGTTTGCCAGAAGCAGCAATGGCGGTACTCATTCAAACACAGGTAGAAGGTGTCTTTTCGGGAGTGGCATTTAGCCGCGATCCGATGATGCAGCAAGGCGATGCTGTAGTCATTGAGGCTTTACCAGGAAATGCGAGCAAAGTCGTTTCTGGACAAGTGACACCAGAGCAATATCGCGTTACTGTGTCACAAGCTGACTTAGAACACAGCCAAAACTGGGTTTTACCGGAAAATATCACACTACCTGTTGAAGGCGAAGGTGACATTCCTCCGCGCCTAATTCAACAAGTTGCTTTTTTAGCCCGACATTTAGAATCTCGCTATCACGGTATTCCGCAAGATATTGAGTGGAGTTATGATGGCAAAACTTTGTGGTTGTTACAAGCACGCCCGATTACAACGCTACTTCCAATTTGGACGCGAAAGATCGCTGCGGAAGTTATTCCTGGATTAATTCGTCCGCTCACTTGGTCGATTAATCGTCCTTTGACTTGTGGGGTCTGGGGAGAAATTTTCACGATCGTTTTAGGAAGTCGCGCGCGGGGTTTAGATTTTAATCAAACTGCAACACTACATTACTCGCGGGCTTATTTTAATGCCTCTTTGCTAGGGCGGATTTTTTTACGCATGGGTTTACCGCCGGAGAGTTTGGAGTTTTTGACGCGGGGTGCAAAGTTTAGTAAGCCTCCGTTACGCTCGACGCTACGCAATACCCCAGGTTTATTGCGGTTACTCAATCGCGAGTTGAATTTAGTTAGAGATTTTCATAGAGACGATCGCCAACACTTTCAGCCAGCATTAGCTGCGTTGCATGACTTGGGCAATCGCGATCCAGCGCAACTCCTAGCACAAATCGACTCGATTTTAGTGTTGTTGAAAAGGGCGACTTATTACAGTATTTTGGCACCTTTGAGTGCCGCTTTACGGCAGGTGATTTTTAGGACGAAAGATACAGAGATTGATAACAGTCTGACTCCTGAAGTTGCGGCGCTGCGATCGCTTGCCCAACTTGCGAATGATGCGCGTCGCGTTTTACCTACGTCGCTAGAATCTACAAAATCAGTGTTTGCACAGTTGGCGGCAACAGATCGCGGTAGGGAAATTCTACAACGGTTTGACGAATTGTTGGCGCGTTATGGCTATCTCAGTGAAGTGGGGACTGATATTGCAATTCCAACTTGGCGGGAGCAACCGGAGTATGTGCGCAAGTTGTTTGTGCAGTTTGTGGAAAATGAGGATTTAGAAAGGAACGAACCACAAAGACGCAAAGGAAAGAAAGGTTTGGTGCAAGCGCGTGTTGATTTGAAGGGGAGGGTAACGGAGGTTTATAGTCAGTTGTTGGCGCATTTGCGTTGGCGGTTTGTGGCGTTGGAGCAAGTTTGGATTGCGTCAGGATTGTTGGAATCTCAGGGGGATATTTTCTTTTTGGAATTTGAGGAAGTGCGACAGGCGATCGCGGGTACTGACTCTCAGAAGTTAAGTTCACAGTTGAAGGATTTAGTAGCACAGCGGCGATCGCAGTTGGAAAAAGACCGTGATTTAGATGCGCCTTTTCTCGTTTATGGCAAATTTCCCCCCGCCCCTTTAGCTTCTTCTGCTTCCTCTACACCTCTACTAAAGGGTATTGGTGCTAGTCCTGGTAGGGTAACAGGATGTGTTAAGGTGTTACGCAATTTGCAAGGAGCTGCTGCGCTTGACCGCGAGACAATTCTGGTAGTACCTTATACCGACTCAGGCTGGGCACCACTGTTGGCGAGAGCGGGTGGGTTAATTGCGGAAGTAGGAGGACGTCTTTCTCATGGCGCTATTGTGGCGCGCGAGTACGGATTACCCGCTGTTATGGATATTCATAATGCGACGGTTATTCTAAAAGATGGGCAAAAAGTAGAAATCGATGGTCAGCTAGGAACCGTGCAAATTCTTTCCGATTAA
- a CDS encoding lipid kinase translates to MTRRALLLVNRHARQGRNLTYAIAQLENLGIELIPEITEDARYLPEIIRSYQNKVDLAIVGGGDGTLNAVVDSLVNSQLPLGILPLGTANDLARTLGISNLAIACQVIARGNVQYIDLGWVNGKYFFNVASLGLSVQITQKLTKEAKRRWGVLAYAITAIEAMWQAHPFYAEIRRNGQTIRVKTVQIAVGNGRYYGGGMAIVHDAKINDQRLDVYSLEIQHWWQILTLFPALRSGKYTTLSGVRAFHGQEIEVYTRKPLPINTDGEITTYTPAHFRVIPHALAVLTP, encoded by the coding sequence ATGACCCGTCGCGCATTGCTACTCGTCAATCGTCACGCGCGTCAAGGACGCAATCTTACATACGCGATCGCGCAATTAGAAAACTTAGGGATAGAGTTGATTCCAGAAATAACTGAAGATGCGCGATATTTGCCAGAAATTATCCGCAGCTATCAAAATAAGGTTGATTTAGCGATCGTGGGTGGTGGCGATGGAACTTTGAATGCTGTCGTTGATAGTTTGGTCAATTCTCAGTTACCTTTAGGGATTTTGCCCTTGGGAACCGCTAACGACCTAGCTCGCACGCTGGGAATTTCGAATCTCGCCATAGCTTGCCAAGTGATTGCTCGTGGTAATGTTCAATACATTGATTTAGGCTGGGTTAATGGCAAGTATTTTTTTAATGTTGCAAGTCTGGGACTAAGCGTACAAATTACCCAAAAGCTGACAAAAGAAGCCAAGCGCCGCTGGGGAGTTTTGGCCTATGCTATAACGGCAATTGAAGCAATGTGGCAAGCGCATCCATTTTACGCAGAAATTCGGCGCAATGGACAGACAATTCGCGTGAAAACAGTTCAAATTGCGGTTGGCAACGGTCGTTACTACGGAGGTGGCATGGCGATTGTACACGATGCCAAGATTAATGACCAAAGGTTAGATGTATATAGCTTAGAAATCCAGCACTGGTGGCAGATATTAACTTTATTTCCAGCACTGCGAAGCGGAAAGTATACAACATTATCGGGTGTTCGAGCTTTTCACGGTCAGGAAATTGAAGTATATACGCGCAAACCACTGCCAATAAATACTGATGGAGAAATTACAACCTATACACCTGCGCATTTTCGTGTTATTCCTCATGCTTTAGCAGTTTTGACGCCTTAG
- a CDS encoding exopolysaccharide biosynthesis protein, with product MLRFSQDIKLLLEKLASQPLTIGEILAETSERGFSLVIALLVLPFLFPMPPGFTGPLGSGCLLLSLQMAVGRRSPWLPKKVAQFRFSRHFTVQILQNLRRVTRVVEKIARPRWTALAESRITWQLNGLCISWLTILLISPIPFTNPIPTVGILLFAVATLESDGLLMCVSYVLTALITLIVVSIGYTLWQAPNFLPSIF from the coding sequence ATGCTTAGATTTTCTCAGGATATTAAACTACTGCTAGAAAAGCTAGCTTCTCAACCGTTAACAATTGGTGAGATCCTCGCCGAAACATCGGAAAGGGGTTTTAGTTTGGTCATTGCGTTGCTCGTTTTGCCTTTTTTGTTTCCAATGCCACCAGGGTTCACAGGACCGTTGGGTTCAGGGTGTTTGTTACTTTCGCTACAAATGGCTGTAGGACGGCGATCGCCTTGGTTACCTAAAAAAGTGGCGCAATTTCGATTTTCCCGCCATTTTACTGTACAAATTCTCCAAAATTTAAGACGTGTCACGCGCGTAGTTGAAAAAATTGCGCGTCCTCGCTGGACAGCCCTTGCCGAAAGTCGTATTACTTGGCAACTTAATGGGTTGTGTATTTCTTGGCTAACAATATTATTAATTTCTCCAATTCCCTTCACTAACCCGATTCCGACGGTAGGAATCTTGCTATTTGCTGTGGCTACCCTAGAATCAGACGGTTTATTAATGTGTGTTAGTTATGTGCTGACAGCTTTGATTACTTTGATAGTCGTATCCATTGGTTACACGCTTTGGCAAGCTCCCAATTTTTTGCCGAGTATCTTTTGA
- a CDS encoding general stress protein: MATQLKRAVGTFSSRTEAESALNALRDSGFSMDKVSVLAKDTNRDEQVAGVDVQDRDQVNRRGDNEAQEGAGIGATTGTVLGGAGGLLVGLEALLIPGVGPFLAGGTIATTLAGAGIGAAAGSIVGALTGLGIPEEEAQVYSDRVSQGDYLVFVEGTAADIDRAGSVLSSRGINQWAVYDMHADQSRTKATPTQVETVEQSTPQYTSSEVRNERTVNSTTAEPNVKIVDKRQETR, translated from the coding sequence ATGGCAACTCAACTTAAGCGTGCAGTTGGTACATTTTCCAGCCGGACAGAGGCAGAATCAGCTCTCAATGCCTTGAGAGATTCTGGTTTCTCTATGGATAAAGTTTCAGTTTTGGCTAAAGACACAAACCGCGACGAGCAGGTTGCAGGGGTAGATGTACAAGATCGCGACCAAGTAAATCGACGGGGTGACAACGAGGCACAAGAAGGTGCAGGTATTGGTGCAACTACCGGTACTGTTCTAGGAGGTGCCGGCGGTTTATTAGTAGGTTTGGAAGCCTTACTCATTCCTGGAGTAGGACCTTTTCTTGCGGGTGGAACAATTGCTACAACCTTGGCTGGTGCTGGTATTGGTGCAGCAGCAGGAAGTATTGTAGGAGCGCTAACGGGATTAGGAATTCCTGAAGAAGAAGCACAAGTCTATAGCGATCGCGTCTCGCAAGGCGACTACTTAGTCTTCGTAGAAGGTACTGCAGCAGACATTGACCGTGCTGGCTCAGTTTTAAGTAGTCGAGGTATTAATCAATGGGCAGTATACGATATGCATGCTGACCAAAGCCGCACTAAAGCTACTCCAACGCAAGTCGAAACCGTCGAGCAAAGTACTCCACAATATACAAGCAGCGAAGTTCGTAATGAACGTACTGTCAACAGCACAACTGCTGAACCCAATGTAAAAATTGTTGACAAGCGACAAGAAACGCGGTAA
- a CDS encoding sulfotransferase family 2 domain-containing protein has translation MSTLSKDLQQEQAIIFLHLPKAAGSTLHRIIERQYPANVIYSIDGLKVAESIEEFKNLPIARRQEIKMLKGHMNFGLHEYLPRPSTYITMLREPVERVISLYYYIIRNPKHWLHAEVKGKNLSLQEYVSSGIATAANNGQTRLIAAVDESKVGFDQMSEEHLAIAKQRLQDYFTVVGITEKFDETLILLKNKFGWKMPLYVKENVTKNRQSKASVPPQTLETVEYYNQLDIQLYQYAKQLFEQQISQNLDIFEREFKSFKLINQQYGNVYPIYKYIARKLNVFKK, from the coding sequence ATGTCAACTTTATCCAAAGATTTACAACAAGAACAAGCAATAATTTTTCTACATCTACCGAAAGCTGCGGGCAGCACGCTACACCGTATAATAGAGCGGCAGTATCCAGCTAATGTTATTTACTCTATTGACGGCTTAAAGGTAGCTGAATCGATCGAGGAATTTAAGAACTTACCAATAGCACGCAGACAAGAAATCAAAATGTTGAAGGGGCATATGAATTTTGGATTACATGAATATTTACCTCGCCCATCAACTTACATCACAATGCTACGCGAACCAGTAGAAAGAGTAATTTCACTGTATTACTATATAATACGCAACCCTAAACATTGGTTACATGCTGAGGTAAAAGGAAAAAATTTAAGTCTACAAGAGTACGTTAGCAGTGGCATAGCTACAGCAGCTAATAATGGTCAAACCAGATTGATAGCAGCGGTAGATGAATCGAAAGTCGGCTTCGATCAAATGTCTGAAGAACATTTAGCCATTGCTAAACAACGATTACAAGATTATTTTACAGTTGTAGGAATCACTGAAAAATTTGATGAAACACTAATTTTACTAAAAAATAAATTTGGTTGGAAAATGCCACTATACGTTAAAGAAAATGTAACCAAGAATCGGCAATCTAAAGCAAGTGTTCCACCACAAACTCTTGAAACTGTAGAGTATTATAATCAGCTAGATATTCAACTCTACCAGTACGCAAAACAGCTATTTGAACAGCAAATTTCTCAAAATTTAGACATTTTTGAAAGAGAATTTAAGTCTTTCAAGCTAATAAATCAGCAGTATGGAAACGTGTATCCTATCTATAAATATATTGCTCGTAAATTAAATGTTTTTAAGAAATAA
- a CDS encoding universal stress protein: MSWLQRNRVLVPIDFSEESFAALKPAREFVKDSSQLYVLHVLSHLHPAEPGVVWEAIDDETRKKHVQEALRERLKDSEFQGVQISVLVGDPSSKIIDYAQEINADLIVIPSHGRTGLSRFFLGSVAERVVRFAHCPVVVLRK; encoded by the coding sequence ATGAGTTGGTTACAAAGAAATCGTGTTTTAGTCCCAATCGATTTTTCAGAAGAATCGTTTGCCGCACTAAAGCCTGCACGAGAATTTGTCAAAGATTCCTCTCAACTGTATGTATTACATGTTCTTTCTCATCTCCATCCTGCTGAGCCAGGAGTTGTGTGGGAAGCAATAGATGACGAAACACGTAAAAAACACGTTCAAGAAGCACTACGAGAACGCCTTAAAGATTCAGAGTTTCAAGGAGTTCAAATTAGCGTTTTAGTTGGCGATCCTAGTTCTAAAATTATTGATTACGCTCAAGAAATCAACGCTGATTTGATAGTTATACCATCTCACGGACGTACTGGTCTGAGTCGTTTCTTTCTAGGTTCTGTTGCTGAGCGAGTCGTTCGATTTGCACACTGCCCCGTAGTTGTTTTGAGAAAATAA
- a CDS encoding sodium:alanine symporter family protein, which produces MRKYSLKRVLRKSPIFPVVLLLVISGTALAAEETTAADNGFLAGIDAVFSRLVDALSQVLFFSVAGLPFIVLWLIVGAVFFTLRMKFVNFRAFGHAISVVQGHYDNPAETGEVTHFQALSAALSATVGLGNIAGVAIAIQLGGPGAMFWMTIAGLLGMSSKFVECTLGQKYRLVSPDGTVSGGPMRYLARGLGELGLRPLGKLLAGLFAVLCIGGSFGGGNMFQANQSYSAIAGVVPLFVGRSWLYGLILGAMVALVIIGGIRRIGGVAEKLVPAMCLIYVLAALWIILTNLPQVPGAFATIVSEAFVPQAVTGGFIGVLVQGFRRASFSNEAGVGSAAIAHSAARTEEPIREGIVALLEPFIDTVVICNMTALVVIITGVYTDQNDSGVQLTNTAFASVISWFPVILSLAVFLFAFSTMISWSYYGERCWAYLFGDRSTMIYKVIFVIFVFVGSVVNLGAVLDFSDMMILAMAFPNILGCYLLSGKVAADLESYMKRLNTGQMPVYR; this is translated from the coding sequence ATGAGAAAATATTCGCTTAAGAGGGTGCTGCGAAAATCTCCCATATTTCCAGTAGTCTTACTGCTGGTTATATCAGGAACGGCTTTAGCAGCCGAAGAAACAACGGCGGCGGACAATGGATTTCTTGCTGGAATTGATGCGGTTTTTTCAAGGTTGGTAGATGCACTATCGCAGGTACTGTTTTTCAGTGTTGCAGGTCTACCGTTCATTGTCTTGTGGTTAATTGTCGGCGCAGTCTTTTTTACACTGCGCATGAAATTTGTCAATTTTCGGGCTTTTGGTCACGCAATCTCTGTTGTTCAGGGACATTACGATAATCCGGCAGAAACTGGAGAAGTCACTCACTTTCAAGCTTTATCGGCAGCGCTTTCAGCAACGGTAGGATTAGGAAATATTGCAGGGGTGGCGATCGCGATTCAATTGGGCGGTCCTGGTGCCATGTTTTGGATGACGATTGCTGGATTACTAGGAATGTCTAGTAAATTTGTCGAGTGTACGCTTGGTCAAAAATATCGCTTAGTATCGCCTGATGGTACAGTTTCCGGCGGTCCAATGCGGTATCTCGCACGCGGTCTAGGAGAACTCGGATTGCGCCCTCTAGGAAAGTTGCTAGCTGGCTTGTTTGCAGTGTTATGCATTGGCGGCTCGTTTGGTGGCGGAAATATGTTTCAAGCCAACCAATCTTACTCGGCGATCGCTGGAGTGGTTCCCTTATTTGTGGGACGCAGCTGGCTTTATGGACTCATTTTAGGCGCCATGGTCGCTTTAGTGATTATTGGTGGTATTCGTCGCATCGGTGGAGTTGCAGAGAAGCTTGTTCCCGCGATGTGCTTAATTTATGTTTTAGCGGCGCTGTGGATTATCTTGACTAATTTACCGCAGGTACCTGGCGCGTTTGCCACAATTGTGAGCGAAGCGTTTGTGCCGCAAGCCGTGACAGGGGGATTCATAGGAGTACTCGTCCAAGGGTTTAGACGCGCCTCTTTTTCTAATGAAGCTGGTGTCGGTTCAGCAGCGATCGCCCATTCCGCAGCCCGTACAGAAGAGCCGATTCGTGAAGGAATTGTTGCTTTGTTAGAACCATTCATTGACACTGTAGTCATTTGCAACATGACAGCGCTGGTTGTGATCATTACTGGTGTATACACCGATCAAAATGATAGTGGGGTACAGCTAACAAATACGGCATTTGCCTCAGTCATCAGTTGGTTTCCAGTAATTCTGTCACTTGCAGTATTTTTGTTTGCCTTCTCAACAATGATTTCTTGGAGTTACTACGGCGAACGTTGTTGGGCTTACTTGTTTGGCGATCGCTCTACAATGATTTACAAAGTCATCTTCGTCATTTTTGTCTTCGTTGGTTCTGTTGTTAACCTAGGCGCGGTTCTTGACTTCAGTGATATGATGATTTTGGCTATGGCTTTTCCTAATATCTTGGGTTGCTATTTATTATCTGGGAAAGTAGCAGCGGATTTAGAAAGCTATATGAAACGATTAAATACTGGACAAATGCCAGTTTATAGATAA
- a CDS encoding SDR family oxidoreductase — MTTALITGASAGIGAAFARELAARRTNLVLVARSQAKLEQLATQLQAQYQVQVEIIPQDLTAPQAALTVFNTINSKGVTIDLLINNAGFGEYGDFIELDRETQLNMIQLNILTLVDLTHLFLSQMRQRGSGNIINMSSVAAFQSMPYFSVYAATKSFILSFSEALWAENRKYGVRVIAVCPGPTDTNFFKDAEFPPILVNIAEKNYTSTKAVVCEALAALEKEHPVIVPGDLRNQFLANIPRFLPREAITSFWKTVLGSRK; from the coding sequence ATGACAACGGCATTGATTACAGGTGCTTCTGCGGGGATTGGGGCGGCTTTCGCGCGAGAACTTGCTGCACGCCGGACAAACTTAGTGCTAGTTGCGCGATCGCAAGCGAAACTCGAACAACTTGCAACGCAACTCCAGGCGCAATACCAAGTTCAAGTAGAGATTATCCCTCAAGACTTAACTGCACCACAAGCGGCGCTAACCGTATTCAATACTATCAATAGTAAAGGTGTCACGATCGACTTATTAATTAACAACGCTGGCTTTGGCGAATACGGTGACTTTATCGAACTCGATCGCGAAACACAGTTAAATATGATACAGCTAAACATTCTGACGCTTGTAGATTTAACGCATTTATTTTTATCACAGATGCGGCAACGCGGTTCAGGTAATATTATTAATATGTCTTCGGTTGCAGCATTTCAATCTATGCCTTACTTTAGCGTCTATGCGGCAACCAAGTCATTTATCCTCAGTTTTAGTGAAGCTTTGTGGGCAGAAAATCGTAAATACGGTGTTCGCGTGATTGCTGTTTGCCCAGGACCAACCGATACGAACTTTTTTAAAGATGCAGAATTTCCGCCCATTTTAGTCAATATTGCCGAAAAAAACTATACTTCTACAAAGGCGGTCGTCTGCGAAGCTTTAGCAGCCTTAGAAAAAGAGCATCCTGTGATTGTTCCTGGCGATTTACGAAATCAGTTCTTGGCAAACATCCCGCGATTTTTACCAAGAGAAGCGATTACAAGTTTTTGGAAAACAGTTTTAGGTAGTAGAAAGTAA